From Flavobacterium sp. 102, a single genomic window includes:
- a CDS encoding alpha/beta fold hydrolase, with protein MKTITYKNTKISFTDEGKGTAVVLLHGFLENKTMWKAFVPELSKKHRVITVDLLGHGETECLGYVHAMEDQADMLFALFMHLKVRKVVLVGHSMGGYVALAFAELYPDFMKGLFLLNSTSRADSDERKLNRDRAIVCVKQNYGAFVSMSIANLFSEDNHERLADEIEKVKEQALKTPLQGIVAALEGMKIRKDREVILHFAPYPMQLVLGQKDGVLHYEDSLEQIEGTKVELTTFPDGHMSHIENEAALMKVLLGFLKKV; from the coding sequence ATGAAAACCATCACCTATAAAAACACCAAAATTTCATTTACCGACGAAGGTAAAGGTACAGCTGTGGTTTTATTACACGGTTTTCTCGAAAACAAAACGATGTGGAAGGCTTTTGTGCCCGAACTTTCGAAGAAACACCGCGTCATTACCGTTGATTTATTGGGTCATGGTGAAACCGAATGTCTCGGTTATGTGCATGCGATGGAAGACCAAGCCGATATGTTGTTTGCCTTATTTATGCATCTTAAAGTTCGGAAAGTAGTTCTCGTTGGGCATTCTATGGGCGGTTATGTGGCTTTGGCTTTCGCCGAATTGTACCCCGATTTTATGAAAGGTTTGTTTTTGCTGAATTCAACTTCTCGTGCGGATAGTGACGAACGCAAATTGAATCGCGATAGGGCAATCGTTTGTGTTAAGCAGAATTATGGTGCTTTTGTGAGCATGTCGATTGCCAATTTGTTTAGTGAAGACAATCACGAACGCTTAGCCGACGAAATCGAAAAGGTAAAAGAACAAGCTTTGAAAACACCTTTGCAAGGTATTGTTGCTGCATTAGAAGGCATGAAAATCCGAAAAGACCGTGAAGTAATTTTACATTTTGCGCCTTATCCGATGCAGTTGGTTTTAGGTCAAAAAGATGGTGTTTTACACTACGAAGACAGTTTGGAACAAATTGAAGGAACGAAAGTCGAGTTGACCACTTTTCCAGATGGACACATGAGTCACATTGAAAACGAGGCGGCATTGATGAAAGTGTTGTTGGGTTTTTTGAAGAAGGTATAA
- a CDS encoding aminopeptidase P family protein, with protein sequence MKYHQIDRDLFVKNRAKFTAQMKPNSVAVFNSNDIYPVSADSSLPFAQHRDIFYLSGVDQEESILLLFPDAPYEHLKQILFLKETNEHIAIWEGEKLTKDRAFEVSGIKSVIWLQDFHKTLKEVMTYAETMYINTNEHYRASIETETREARFVKWWKENYPAHKVEKSNPILQRLRSVKESEELDLIQTACDITEKGFRRVLNFTKPNVMEYEIEAEFAHEFLRNRSKGFAYTPIIASGNNANVLHYIENNQQCKAGDLLLLDVGAEYANYSSDMTRTIPVSGKFSDRQKAVYNAVLRVKNEATKMLVTGNYWKQYHVEVGKIMTSELLGLGLIDKADVQNENPDWPAYKKYFMHGTSHHMGLDTHDYGLLHEAMQANMVFTVEPGIYIPAEGFGIRLEDDVVIQSTGEPFNLMRNIPIEVEEIESLMNA encoded by the coding sequence ATGAAATACCATCAAATAGACCGCGATTTGTTTGTAAAAAACAGGGCCAAATTCACGGCACAAATGAAACCGAACAGCGTGGCTGTTTTTAATTCAAATGACATCTATCCGGTTTCTGCCGATAGTTCTTTACCTTTTGCACAGCACAGAGATATTTTTTACTTGTCGGGTGTTGACCAAGAAGAAAGCATCTTATTGCTTTTTCCGGATGCGCCTTACGAACATTTGAAACAAATTTTATTTCTAAAAGAAACCAATGAACACATTGCGATTTGGGAAGGCGAGAAGTTGACGAAAGACAGAGCATTTGAAGTGTCCGGAATCAAATCGGTGATTTGGTTACAGGATTTTCACAAGACTCTGAAAGAAGTGATGACCTATGCCGAAACGATGTACATCAACACCAATGAGCATTACCGTGCGAGTATTGAAACTGAAACTCGTGAAGCGCGTTTTGTCAAATGGTGGAAAGAAAACTATCCGGCGCACAAAGTCGAAAAATCAAACCCAATTTTACAAAGATTGCGTTCGGTAAAAGAAAGCGAAGAATTGGATTTAATCCAAACCGCTTGTGACATTACTGAGAAAGGGTTCCGTAGAGTGCTAAACTTTACCAAACCTAACGTAATGGAATACGAAATCGAAGCCGAATTCGCTCACGAGTTCCTCAGAAATCGTTCCAAAGGATTCGCCTATACGCCAATCATCGCTTCGGGAAACAATGCCAATGTATTGCATTATATTGAAAACAACCAACAATGTAAAGCAGGCGATTTATTGCTGTTGGACGTTGGTGCGGAATACGCCAATTACTCCAGCGATATGACCAGAACGATTCCGGTTTCGGGGAAATTCAGTGACCGACAAAAAGCAGTTTACAATGCGGTGTTACGAGTAAAAAACGAAGCGACTAAAATGTTGGTGACCGGCAATTATTGGAAACAATACCACGTTGAGGTTGGCAAAATCATGACTTCGGAATTGCTTGGGTTAGGTCTAATCGACAAAGCCGATGTACAAAACGAAAATCCGGATTGGCCGGCATATAAAAAATATTTCATGCACGGAACGTCACACCACATGGGATTAGACACGCACGATTACGGATTGTTGCACGAAGCTATGCAAGCCAATATGGTGTTCACCGTAGAACCTGGAATTTATATTCCGGCAGAAGGTTTCGGCATCCGATTGGAAGATGATGTCGTGATTCAGTCAACCGGAGAACCGTTTAACTTGATGCGAAATATTCCGATTGAGGTGGAGGAAATTGAGAGTTTGATGAATGCTTAG